A stretch of Sphingorhabdus sp. YGSMI21 DNA encodes these proteins:
- a CDS encoding adenylosuccinate synthase, whose amino-acid sequence MANVTVIGAQWGDEGKGKIVDWLSERADVVVRFQGGHNAGHTLVVDGAVYKLSLLPSGIVRGALSIIGNGVVLDPWHLRDEIEKLTGQGVAINTDNFGIAETCPLILPIHRDLDAMREDASGKGKIGTTRRGIGPAYEDKVGRRAIRVCDLAHLDDLGPQLDRLCAHHDALRAGFGEPPVDRERLLNDLKEIADSVLQYAQPVWKRLNEARRDGKRILFEGAQGVLLDVDHGTYPFVTSSNTISGTAAGGSGIGPSGTGYVLGITKAYTTRVGSGPFPTELNDDIGQRLGERGHEFGTVTGRQRRCGWFDAVLVRQALAVSGVAGIALTKLDVLDGFEQLKICVGYELDGVTYDYLPPHHQDQAAVKPVYETLEGWSESTAGARSWADLPAQAIKYIRRVEELIQCPVALVSTSPERDDTILVTDPFAD is encoded by the coding sequence GCAAGATCGTCGACTGGCTTTCCGAACGCGCCGATGTCGTGGTCCGCTTTCAGGGCGGCCATAATGCGGGCCATACGCTGGTCGTCGATGGCGCCGTGTACAAGCTCTCGCTGCTGCCATCGGGCATCGTTCGTGGCGCCCTGTCGATTATCGGCAATGGTGTTGTGCTCGACCCGTGGCATCTGCGCGACGAGATCGAGAAACTGACCGGACAGGGTGTGGCAATCAATACCGACAATTTCGGCATCGCCGAGACCTGCCCGCTGATCCTGCCGATCCACCGCGATCTTGACGCGATGCGCGAGGATGCCAGCGGCAAGGGCAAGATCGGGACGACCCGCCGCGGTATTGGCCCGGCCTATGAAGACAAGGTTGGTCGCCGCGCGATCCGGGTCTGCGATCTCGCCCATCTCGATGATCTGGGTCCGCAACTCGACCGGCTGTGTGCGCATCACGACGCGCTCCGTGCCGGCTTTGGCGAACCGCCGGTGGACCGCGAGCGGCTGCTCAATGACCTGAAGGAAATTGCCGACAGTGTGTTGCAATATGCCCAGCCGGTCTGGAAGCGCCTCAACGAGGCGCGGCGCGACGGCAAGCGCATCCTGTTCGAAGGCGCGCAGGGCGTGTTGCTGGATGTCGACCACGGCACCTATCCGTTTGTCACAAGCTCGAATACGATTTCGGGCACCGCTGCGGGTGGCTCCGGCATCGGCCCGTCCGGGACCGGCTATGTCCTTGGCATCACCAAGGCCTATACAACCCGCGTCGGCTCCGGCCCCTTCCCGACCGAGCTGAATGACGATATCGGTCAGCGGCTTGGCGAGCGCGGCCATGAATTCGGCACCGTTACCGGCCGTCAGCGGCGCTGCGGCTGGTTTGATGCGGTGCTCGTGCGGCAGGCTCTGGCGGTGTCCGGCGTTGCCGGCATTGCGCTGACCAAGCTCGACGTGCTCGACGGATTCGAGCAACTGAAAATCTGTGTCGGTTACGAACTCGATGGCGTCACATACGATTATCTGCCGCCCCACCATCAGGATCAGGCCGCGGTCAAACCGGTCTACGAGACGCTGGAAGGATGGAGCGAATCCACCGCCGGCGCGCGCAGCTGGGCCGATCTGCCGGCGCAGGCAATCAAATATATCCGGCGGGTGGAAGAACTGATCCAGTGTCCTGTGGCATTGGTGAGCACGTCGCCGGAGCGGGACGATACGATATTGGTGACGGATCCGTTCGCGGATTGA